In Desulfosediminicola ganghwensis, a single window of DNA contains:
- a CDS encoding DUF2062 domain-containing protein, producing MQIGRLGKYYFRRLQRLKGDPIALAGGFAIGVFIGFTPTMPLHTVAIIIATLATRTSTIAGILSSWVVCNPLTYFPIYYFSLVIGNAVTPYHLNWVKIKTTLDLLLTSESISQSMKLVMGLGCETIVVMLVGGIILALPFTIMSFYLSLKFFIAVKQKRAQKQILN from the coding sequence ATGCAAATAGGGCGTTTAGGTAAGTATTATTTCAGAAGATTACAGCGCCTTAAAGGTGATCCGATCGCACTTGCCGGAGGTTTCGCCATAGGTGTCTTTATTGGTTTCACACCGACCATGCCTCTTCACACCGTTGCGATAATTATTGCAACACTGGCTACTAGAACATCAACAATAGCTGGAATTTTGAGCAGTTGGGTAGTCTGCAATCCTCTCACCTATTTTCCTATTTACTACTTTTCGCTGGTTATCGGCAATGCAGTCACGCCATACCATCTGAATTGGGTAAAAATTAAGACAACACTCGATCTGCTTCTTACATCTGAATCCATATCCCAATCCATGAAACTGGTAATGGGACTTGGATGTGAAACAATAGTCGTTATGCTTGTAGGCGGAATAATTTTAGCTCTTCCTTTTACCATTATGAGTTTTTACCTTTCGCTGAAGTTCTTTATTGCAGTAAAGCAGAAAAGAGCTCAAAAGCAGATTCTCAATTAA
- the tsaD gene encoding tRNA (adenosine(37)-N6)-threonylcarbamoyltransferase complex transferase subunit TsaD — protein MRILGIESSCDDTAAAILEDDCTVLSSVISSQDEIHSRFGGVVPELASRKHLENIHPIVCEALDRAQLTLADIDLIATTQGPGLIGSLLVGFSYAKSLSYQTGIPYIGVDHMAGHLLAVFLEDDVEFPYVALIASGGTSSIFQVQSHTDFTHLGRTRDDAAGEAFDKVAKLLGLPYPGGPHVSKMADQGDSGAIKFPRAWLEEDSLDFSFSGVKTAVLNHCNQQKQKNNSLNLENICASFQEAVVEVLVEKTILAARKAGVTTVVLGGGVSANPRLRSAFQHRCAEEGLNFHVPKPIFCTDNGAMIALAGYYKYLEQGAMSTDEDVYSRSALG, from the coding sequence ATGCGTATTTTAGGTATAGAAAGCTCTTGCGACGACACAGCAGCCGCAATCCTTGAGGACGACTGTACAGTTTTAAGCAGTGTCATCAGCAGTCAGGATGAGATTCACAGCCGCTTTGGGGGAGTTGTACCAGAACTCGCATCCAGAAAGCATCTTGAAAATATCCACCCTATTGTTTGCGAAGCTCTCGATCGCGCCCAACTTACTCTTGCTGATATTGATCTCATAGCAACTACCCAGGGGCCCGGACTGATTGGTTCTCTTCTGGTCGGTTTTTCATACGCCAAATCCCTTTCGTACCAAACCGGCATTCCCTATATCGGTGTAGACCATATGGCTGGGCACCTGCTGGCTGTTTTCCTTGAGGACGATGTTGAATTTCCATATGTTGCACTTATCGCTTCAGGTGGGACCAGTTCTATATTTCAAGTGCAAAGCCATACCGACTTCACCCACCTGGGAAGAACCCGGGATGATGCCGCTGGTGAAGCTTTCGACAAGGTCGCTAAACTGCTCGGTCTTCCCTATCCTGGCGGACCACATGTATCAAAAATGGCTGACCAGGGAGACTCCGGTGCCATAAAATTTCCCAGGGCCTGGCTTGAAGAGGATTCACTCGATTTTAGCTTCAGCGGCGTTAAAACGGCTGTTTTAAACCACTGCAATCAGCAAAAACAGAAAAACAACTCTCTCAACCTTGAAAATATATGTGCCTCGTTTCAGGAAGCAGTAGTAGAGGTGTTAGTAGAAAAGACGATTCTGGCAGCCAGGAAAGCAGGTGTTACGACAGTTGTTCTCGGTGGTGGAGTTTCTGCTAATCCACGTTTGCGGTCGGCCTTCCAGCATCGTTGCGCTGAAGAGGGTCTTAATTTTCATGTGCCAAAACCCATATTCTGTACAGATAATGGTGCCATGATAGCTTTAGCAGGGTACTATAAATATTTGGAGCAGGGAGCAATGTCAACAGATGAGGATGTGTATTCCAGATCAGCCTTAGGATAG
- the pheA gene encoding prephenate dehydratase, whose product MTTDKKDEINGVRTRIDEIDSSILDLLKERLGLAKDIGKLKDDGNRAKWDPYRERQIYEKLLETNARTFPEDALRSIFHEIITTCRLSQKKAVVAYLGPEATFTHLAGVKYFGHSASYRAMETIDEVFSEVEKGRTTYGIVPVENSIEGAVFSTLDSFMKYKVQICGEIELPITHNLVCKSGNIEDIQTVASHSQALAQCREWLRKNLPSVPTLDSFSTGAAAKMASNNPNIGAIASSLAIKTHDLQVVVKGIEDYAGNTTRFLIIGKESPSPSGADRTSLLIGTTHRPGALNEILTILSDEGINLMKLESRPVKGKKWKYLFFLDMMGHMEDEHIRRGCESIRDLCSYYEWLGSYPRSEA is encoded by the coding sequence ATGACTACCGATAAAAAAGACGAAATTAATGGTGTGCGCACCCGCATCGATGAAATAGACAGCTCAATCCTCGATCTTCTCAAAGAGCGTTTGGGACTTGCCAAAGATATAGGAAAACTAAAAGATGATGGTAACAGAGCCAAGTGGGATCCTTATCGGGAACGGCAAATCTATGAAAAATTATTAGAGACCAACGCCCGAACCTTTCCCGAAGATGCTCTACGCTCTATTTTTCATGAAATTATAACTACCTGCAGGCTCTCTCAGAAAAAAGCTGTGGTTGCCTATCTTGGACCCGAGGCAACTTTTACCCACCTTGCCGGAGTGAAGTATTTTGGCCATTCGGCCAGTTACAGGGCCATGGAAACCATCGACGAAGTTTTCTCGGAGGTTGAAAAAGGCAGGACAACCTATGGAATAGTACCAGTCGAAAACTCCATAGAGGGTGCCGTTTTCTCAACCCTTGACTCTTTCATGAAATACAAGGTTCAGATTTGCGGTGAAATCGAGTTGCCAATCACCCATAATCTGGTTTGCAAGTCAGGAAACATTGAAGATATCCAGACAGTAGCCTCTCACTCCCAGGCACTTGCCCAGTGTCGGGAATGGTTGAGGAAGAATCTGCCCAGCGTCCCTACTCTCGATAGCTTTTCCACGGGTGCAGCGGCGAAGATGGCTTCCAATAATCCTAATATTGGTGCCATAGCCTCCTCGCTGGCAATCAAGACCCATGATCTGCAGGTGGTTGTAAAAGGGATAGAAGATTACGCAGGAAACACCACTCGCTTTCTCATTATTGGAAAAGAGTCACCAAGCCCCAGTGGTGCTGACAGAACTTCCCTTCTCATTGGTACAACCCACAGGCCAGGCGCCCTGAACGAGATTCTCACTATTCTCTCAGATGAGGGCATCAACCTTATGAAACTCGAGTCTCGTCCGGTGAAGGGCAAAAAATGGAAATACCTCTTCTTCCTGGACATGATGGGCCATATGGAAGATGAGCATATTCGTCGAGGCTGTGAAAGCATACGTGACCTCTGCTCATATTACGAATGGCTTGGTTCTTACCCGAGAAGTGAGGCGTAA